A single genomic interval of uncultured Sunxiuqinia sp. harbors:
- a CDS encoding efflux RND transporter periplasmic adaptor subunit has translation MKTDNKTIIIVISTLAVGLLLGWLIFGGSESKATDEHQHDTEVAGETTWTCSMHPQIRQGEPGDCPICGMDLIPLEDEDDSDIDPMAISMSATAMQLASVSTAMVGSTDPVKLVRLNGKVQSDERLVYSQSSHIPGRVEKLLVNFTGEFVKKGQVIASVYSPDLVTAQEELFEAQKIKESQPQLFNSAKEKLKNWKLSEGQIEQLLQSGVAKESFNVQADVSGYVTKKMVNPGDYIRRGEAIYEIADLSKVWVLFDVYESDVPWVNKGDKVEFTMASLPGESFTGTISFLDPVIDPKTRVAKARVEVTNRGLKLKPEMFASGTVEAKLPNQSNAVVVPKTAVMWTGKRSVVYVKNTTDQGVNFMMRNVTLGPALGESFIIEDGLQEGEELAVHGTFSIDAAAQLAGKPSMMSPEGGAVMTGHNHGGTEMGTETTVEKHSPVESVETDPAFRQQLTVVYEKYLKMKDAFVASEAHQVMVAAQDVEKSLKNVDMGLLKGDAHMAWMDQLKTLESTINTISKLMDIEKQRTEFARFNLAFYKSLKMFGLANTTAYFQYCPMAIEDKGAYWFSETEEIRNPYFGDMMLGCGETRETLK, from the coding sequence ATGAAAACAGATAATAAAACAATAATCATAGTCATTTCAACGCTGGCAGTAGGTTTATTGCTGGGGTGGTTAATTTTCGGGGGTTCAGAAAGCAAGGCAACAGATGAACACCAGCATGACACAGAAGTGGCAGGCGAGACAACCTGGACCTGTTCGATGCACCCTCAGATTCGCCAAGGCGAGCCTGGCGATTGCCCCATTTGTGGCATGGATTTAATTCCATTGGAAGATGAAGACGATAGCGATATTGACCCGATGGCGATCAGCATGTCGGCCACGGCCATGCAACTGGCCAGTGTAAGCACTGCAATGGTTGGTTCGACAGACCCGGTTAAATTGGTTCGTTTAAACGGCAAGGTGCAGTCTGATGAGCGCTTGGTTTATTCCCAATCTTCCCATATTCCAGGCAGGGTAGAAAAGTTACTGGTAAATTTTACCGGAGAATTTGTAAAAAAAGGACAGGTGATTGCATCGGTCTATTCACCCGATTTGGTAACGGCCCAGGAAGAATTGTTTGAAGCACAAAAAATAAAGGAATCACAACCACAGCTTTTCAATTCAGCCAAAGAAAAGTTAAAAAACTGGAAGTTATCCGAAGGGCAGATTGAACAGCTATTGCAATCAGGAGTCGCCAAGGAGTCCTTTAATGTGCAGGCTGATGTTTCAGGCTATGTGACCAAAAAAATGGTCAACCCCGGCGATTATATCCGCCGGGGGGAAGCCATTTACGAAATTGCCGACCTGTCAAAGGTATGGGTGCTTTTTGATGTGTATGAATCGGATGTGCCGTGGGTTAACAAAGGCGACAAAGTGGAATTTACCATGGCCTCCCTTCCAGGTGAATCGTTTACCGGAACCATCTCCTTTCTCGACCCTGTAATCGATCCGAAAACGCGGGTCGCCAAAGCGCGGGTTGAAGTCACTAACCGTGGGTTGAAACTGAAACCCGAGATGTTTGCATCGGGCACGGTGGAAGCAAAATTACCTAATCAGTCCAATGCGGTTGTGGTTCCGAAAACCGCTGTGATGTGGACCGGCAAGCGTTCGGTCGTGTATGTGAAAAACACCACCGACCAGGGAGTGAATTTTATGATGCGCAACGTGACATTAGGACCCGCCCTGGGCGAGAGTTTTATTATTGAAGATGGATTACAGGAAGGAGAGGAGCTCGCGGTGCATGGCACATTTAGCATTGATGCTGCAGCACAGCTCGCCGGCAAACCGAGCATGATGAGTCCCGAAGGTGGTGCAGTGATGACCGGGCACAACCACGGGGGAACGGAGATGGGAACAGAAACAACGGTTGAAAAGCACAGCCCTGTTGAATCGGTTGAAACTGATCCTGCTTTTAGGCAACAATTGACTGTTGTCTATGAAAAATACCTTAAAATGAAGGACGCATTTGTTGCCTCGGAGGCCCACCAGGTGATGGTCGCCGCTCAGGATGTTGAGAAATCACTGAAGAACGTGGATATGGGATTGCTTAAAGGCGATGCGCACATGGCTTGGATGGACCAGTTGAAAACACTGGAGAGCACAATAAATACGATCAGCAAATTGATGGACATTGAAAAACAACGAACCGAATTTGCCCGGTTCAACCTGGCTTTTTACAAAAGCCTGAAAATGTTCGGACTGGCAAATACAACCGCCTACTTTCAGTATTGCCCGATGGCCATCGAAGACAAAGGGGCCTACTGGTTTAGCGAAACAGAAGAAATTCGCAATCCTTATTTTGGAGATATGATGTTGGGATGCGGAGAAACCAGGGAAACTCTGAAATAA
- a CDS encoding TolC family protein, which yields MKFIINIIILMILGVTAGQAQTLDDYFRTAAENNPGLQARYAEFEASMQKVPQVSTLPDPTFSFGYFISPVETRVGPQRAKFSLTQMFPWFGTLKAQGDAVALMAEAKYQSFLDARNQLFYQVAAAYYPLYELSRWKQIEQKNIDILQSYKTISNSKFKNGSAPMVDVLRVDIMLKEATTSLSILNEKEKPLRTTFNKLLNRDENETVLINDSLVIESLPDNFRKDSLLTANPMLDALDLKIKASEASEIAAQKQGLPKVGVGLDYVLVGERTDMDLAENGKNVFMPMVSLSIPIFRKKYDAAEKEAQLMRDSYVLQKRELENSLLSNYEMVWFQIQQQKQLLSLYEQQIQTSQQSLNLLFSSYGNSGKEFEEVLRMQQQLLKYEKMKATAEVQYQVALARLNYITAKKY from the coding sequence ATGAAGTTCATAATAAATATCATCATACTAATGATTCTGGGAGTTACAGCCGGACAAGCCCAAACCCTGGATGATTATTTCAGGACTGCGGCCGAAAACAATCCCGGTTTGCAAGCCAGATACGCGGAGTTTGAAGCTTCGATGCAAAAAGTACCGCAGGTAAGCACTTTGCCTGACCCCACTTTTTCTTTCGGTTATTTCATCTCGCCGGTTGAAACCAGAGTGGGGCCTCAACGGGCAAAATTTTCGCTCACCCAGATGTTCCCCTGGTTTGGAACACTGAAAGCTCAGGGCGATGCTGTTGCGTTGATGGCAGAAGCCAAATACCAGTCGTTTCTGGATGCACGCAACCAGTTGTTTTATCAGGTTGCAGCGGCTTACTATCCGCTTTACGAACTCAGCCGGTGGAAGCAGATTGAGCAGAAAAATATTGACATCCTGCAATCGTACAAAACCATTTCCAATTCAAAATTTAAAAACGGTTCCGCTCCCATGGTGGATGTCCTTCGGGTGGACATCATGCTAAAGGAGGCAACAACCAGTTTAAGCATTCTGAATGAGAAAGAAAAACCGCTGCGCACCACGTTTAATAAACTACTGAACAGGGACGAAAATGAAACGGTTTTAATCAATGATTCATTAGTTATTGAATCGTTACCGGATAATTTCCGAAAAGATTCCCTGCTGACCGCTAACCCGATGTTGGACGCGCTTGACCTGAAAATAAAGGCGAGCGAAGCCAGTGAAATTGCCGCACAAAAGCAGGGGCTTCCCAAGGTCGGTGTTGGCTTGGATTATGTACTGGTTGGTGAACGAACAGATATGGATTTGGCCGAAAATGGAAAAAACGTGTTCATGCCCATGGTTTCGTTGAGTATTCCAATATTCAGAAAAAAATACGATGCGGCCGAAAAAGAAGCGCAATTGATGCGGGATAGCTATGTACTTCAAAAACGTGAACTAGAGAATTCGTTGTTGTCTAACTATGAAATGGTCTGGTTTCAGATTCAGCAGCAAAAGCAACTTTTATCGCTTTACGAACAGCAAATTCAAACATCACAACAATCTTTGAATTTACTGTTTTCATCCTATGGGAATTCAGGAAAGGAATTTGAAGAAGTACTGCGCATGCAACAGCAACTGCTGAAATATGAAAAAATGAAGGCTACCGCTGAAGTACAATACCAGGTAGCCCTTGCCAGATTGAATTACATTACTGCAAAAAAATATTAA
- a CDS encoding efflux RND transporter permease subunit gives MLNKTIRFFLENKLVTLLVLILFVSWGIVTSPFSWDTGILPKDPVPVDAIPDIGENQQIVFTEWMGRSPQDIEDQISYPLTTYLLGIPGVKSIRSSSIFGFSSIFIIFEEDIEFYWSRSRILEKLSSLPSGLLPEGVQPALGPDATALGQVYWYTLEGRDKDGNPTGGWDLHEIRSIQDFYVKYGLNATEGVSEVASIGGFVQEYQIDVNPDALKAYNIPLHKVMQAVQKSNRDVGAKTIEINQAEYLVRGLGYIKKVEDIEKAVVAVQENVPIRIQDIGAVSLGPATRRGALDKDGAEVVGGVVVARYGANPLQVINNVKDKIKEISPGLPQKTLENGVVSQLTIVPFYDRSGLIYETLGTLEEAISLQILIVILVVIVMVYNLRASFLISSLLPISVLMVFIAMRYFGVDANIVALSGIAIAIGTMVDLGVILSENIIKHVDEAPPGQKLITTIYNGASEVSSAILTAVSTTIVSFIPVFTMQAAEGKLFGPLAFTKTFALIAALIVSLFILPMLAHWFFGAKIKNQKIRKWVNIILIPIGIAALLFGQIWGGMMFLAFGLVGVLKELRGAKSEVGDEMLTGDETAIYASTTIQQKMKSFAYWMFEHAEIIIVVIGVIWLLAKYWLPLGPAKSLVMNVVFVALIVTLILGFFTILEYFYKPILKWCLEHKVTFLLIPSFLILFGTTTFIGFNSLFGFVAKGFDAVGWNVRTTKVWSGLTHTFPAIGKEFMPSLNEGSFLLMPTSMPHSGFEYNRKVLGQLDMLLTNIPEVELTVGKLGRVESALDPAPISMYENVINYRPEYMLNEKGHRMRFKVDKDDRFILTNGDTLANEESLKRGVTYQELIPDDKGNYYRNWRPEIKSPDDIWYEIIKVAKIPGVTSAPKLQPIETRLVMLQTGMRAPMGIKVYGPDLPTIEAFGMQLEEILKEVPSVKAEAVFAERIVGKPYLHLNINRDEISRYGLNVEDVQQTIETAIGGMKITSTVEGRERFPVRVRYPRELRDDPETLGKILIPTPTGAQIPISQIVDFEYVRGPQAIKSEETFLVGYVLFDKREGFSEVGVVNDAQNAIQASIDAGDLDVPSGISYKFSGSYENQVRAEKRLSVIVPLVLVIVFLILYFQFKSVTTSLMVFSGIAMAFSGGFMMIWLYGQGWFVDFALFGTNMRDLFQMHTVNLSVAVWVGFIALFGIATDDGVLMATYLDQSFGRNKTDNLKGIHAAVVEAGYRRIKPAAMTSATTIIALLPILTSTGRGADIMIPMAIPAFGGMIFAAVTYFIVPVLYSMREERQLKKIQS, from the coding sequence ATGTTAAATAAAACAATTCGCTTTTTTCTTGAAAATAAGCTGGTTACACTGTTAGTGCTCATCCTTTTTGTGAGTTGGGGAATCGTAACTTCCCCGTTTAGCTGGGATACCGGTATTTTACCAAAAGACCCGGTTCCGGTAGATGCCATTCCCGACATTGGCGAAAACCAACAGATTGTTTTCACCGAATGGATGGGGCGTTCGCCGCAGGATATTGAGGACCAGATTTCTTATCCATTAACCACTTACTTATTGGGGATTCCGGGCGTAAAATCTATCCGGAGTTCATCGATTTTCGGATTTTCCAGCATCTTCATCATTTTTGAAGAGGACATTGAATTTTATTGGTCACGATCGCGCATTCTTGAAAAGCTGAGTTCGCTTCCTTCGGGCTTGCTGCCGGAAGGGGTGCAGCCCGCGCTGGGACCCGACGCTACCGCTTTGGGCCAAGTGTATTGGTATACGCTCGAAGGCCGCGACAAGGATGGAAATCCTACTGGCGGTTGGGATTTACATGAGATTCGGTCGATTCAGGACTTCTATGTAAAATACGGACTGAATGCTACCGAAGGCGTTTCGGAAGTGGCTTCCATTGGTGGTTTTGTACAGGAATATCAGATCGATGTCAACCCCGATGCCTTGAAGGCATACAATATTCCGCTGCATAAAGTCATGCAGGCGGTGCAAAAGTCAAACAGGGATGTTGGCGCCAAAACCATCGAAATCAACCAGGCTGAATATCTGGTGCGGGGATTGGGGTACATCAAAAAAGTGGAAGACATTGAAAAAGCGGTGGTAGCCGTTCAGGAAAATGTCCCCATCCGTATTCAGGATATTGGCGCGGTAAGTTTAGGCCCAGCTACCCGACGTGGCGCTCTGGACAAAGATGGCGCCGAAGTGGTGGGCGGTGTCGTGGTGGCGCGTTATGGAGCCAATCCGTTGCAGGTTATCAACAATGTGAAAGACAAAATCAAGGAGATTTCGCCCGGACTGCCACAAAAAACATTGGAGAATGGCGTGGTTAGCCAATTGACGATCGTACCTTTTTACGATCGCTCCGGATTGATATACGAAACATTGGGGACATTGGAAGAGGCCATTTCACTTCAAATTCTGATTGTGATCCTGGTGGTCATTGTCATGGTGTATAATCTGCGGGCCTCATTTCTAATCTCCAGTTTGTTGCCCATTTCCGTGTTGATGGTGTTTATCGCCATGCGCTATTTTGGTGTCGATGCCAACATCGTCGCTTTATCCGGTATTGCCATTGCCATTGGGACAATGGTCGATCTGGGGGTCATTCTATCAGAGAACATCATCAAGCATGTGGATGAAGCTCCGCCGGGGCAAAAACTTATAACGACCATTTACAACGGAGCTTCAGAAGTAAGCTCTGCAATACTCACCGCAGTTTCAACCACCATTGTGAGCTTCATTCCGGTATTTACCATGCAGGCTGCCGAAGGGAAACTATTCGGGCCGCTGGCTTTCACCAAAACCTTTGCGCTGATCGCCGCATTGATAGTCTCCTTGTTCATTTTACCCATGCTGGCCCACTGGTTCTTTGGCGCTAAAATCAAAAATCAGAAAATCAGGAAATGGGTGAATATCATATTGATTCCCATTGGTATTGCCGCTCTTTTATTCGGGCAAATCTGGGGCGGAATGATGTTCCTGGCATTTGGGCTTGTAGGTGTGTTAAAAGAACTTAGAGGAGCAAAGTCAGAAGTTGGAGATGAGATGTTAACAGGCGATGAAACAGCGATTTATGCCAGCACAACCATTCAACAAAAAATGAAATCATTCGCCTACTGGATGTTTGAGCATGCTGAAATCATCATTGTAGTTATTGGTGTGATTTGGTTGCTGGCTAAATACTGGCTTCCGCTGGGACCCGCCAAGAGTTTGGTCATGAATGTGGTATTTGTTGCTTTGATTGTGACGCTTATCTTAGGGTTCTTCACAATTTTGGAGTATTTCTACAAACCAATATTAAAATGGTGCCTGGAGCATAAGGTCACCTTCCTTTTGATTCCTTCTTTTTTAATTCTCTTCGGAACAACAACCTTTATAGGTTTTAATTCTTTGTTCGGTTTTGTTGCCAAAGGGTTCGATGCGGTAGGCTGGAATGTCCGAACCACGAAAGTGTGGTCCGGATTGACCCATACATTCCCCGCAATTGGGAAAGAATTTATGCCTTCACTTAACGAAGGTAGTTTTCTGCTCATGCCCACTTCCATGCCCCACTCGGGCTTTGAATACAACCGGAAGGTTTTGGGTCAGCTGGATATGTTGCTGACCAACATTCCTGAAGTTGAACTTACCGTCGGAAAATTAGGACGGGTAGAATCTGCGCTTGACCCGGCACCCATTTCCATGTACGAAAACGTGATCAACTACCGTCCGGAGTACATGCTAAACGAAAAAGGGCACCGCATGCGGTTTAAGGTAGATAAGGATGACCGTTTTATACTTACCAACGGAGACACCCTTGCCAATGAGGAAAGCTTGAAACGTGGGGTAACCTATCAGGAACTCATACCGGATGATAAAGGAAATTATTACCGCAACTGGCGGCCTGAAATTAAATCGCCCGATGATATTTGGTACGAAATCATAAAAGTGGCTAAAATTCCGGGGGTAACCTCTGCGCCAAAATTGCAACCTATTGAAACGCGTCTGGTCATGTTGCAAACGGGTATGCGCGCCCCCATGGGGATTAAAGTATATGGCCCCGACCTGCCAACCATCGAAGCATTTGGGATGCAACTGGAGGAGATATTGAAAGAAGTCCCTTCGGTAAAAGCCGAAGCGGTGTTTGCCGAACGGATTGTTGGCAAACCTTACCTGCATCTGAACATCAACAGGGATGAGATTTCGCGCTATGGCTTGAATGTGGAAGATGTCCAGCAAACCATTGAAACCGCCATTGGTGGTATGAAAATCACTTCTACGGTAGAAGGCCGTGAACGTTTTCCAGTCAGGGTTCGCTATCCGCGCGAACTTCGTGACGACCCGGAAACATTGGGGAAAATTTTAATCCCAACTCCAACAGGTGCACAAATACCAATCTCCCAGATTGTTGATTTTGAATACGTAAGGGGGCCACAGGCGATTAAAAGTGAAGAGACCTTTTTGGTAGGTTATGTCCTGTTTGATAAACGAGAGGGCTTTTCTGAAGTTGGCGTGGTCAACGATGCGCAGAATGCTATTCAAGCCAGTATTGATGCCGGAGATTTAGATGTGCCCTCGGGAATAAGCTATAAGTTCTCCGGAAGTTATGAGAATCAGGTGCGGGCAGAAAAACGCCTTTCCGTTATTGTTCCTTTGGTTTTGGTCATTGTTTTCCTGATTCTTTACTTCCAGTTTAAGTCAGTCACCACCTCCCTGATGGTTTTCTCTGGGATTGCCATGGCATTTAGCGGTGGGTTTATGATGATATGGCTATACGGTCAGGGATGGTTTGTCGATTTCGCCCTATTCGGAACCAATATGCGCGACCTGTTTCAAATGCACACGGTGAACCTGAGTGTGGCGGTGTGGGTCGGTTTTATTGCCCTGTTTGGCATTGCAACCGACGACGGCGTTCTGATGGCAACCTATCTGGACCAAAGCTTTGGGCGAAACAAGACCGACAATTTGAAAGGCATTCACGCTGCAGTGGTGGAAGCGGGATACCGAAGGATTAAACCTGCGGCCATGACTTCAGCGACGACGATCATTGCACTGCTGCCTATTTTAACTTCAACAGGCCGGGGGGCCGATATTATGATCCCCATGGCCATACCTGCTTTTGGAGGGATGATTTTTGCCGCCGTTACTTATTTTATTGTGCCGGTATTGTATAGCATGCGAGAAGAGAGACAATTAAAAAAGATACAATCATGA
- a CDS encoding aldose epimerase family protein, whose product MKKLAFLFLIAAFACQQPHEEKFKVPYTKADFETTVDGRPVSLYTLENENGLRVDITNYGAKIVAILVPDRDGKLADVNLGFKSIQEYLDHHNEIGAVIGPYANRIGDATFSIGDSTYQLPANDNGNCLHNGVIGFKNRVFDAEKIHSPEGDAVVMSIESPDGEFGFPGNKEVKVTYTLTAENELKIDYEATTDKSTPFNLTNHAYFNLKGEGNGDVLGHVMVIDADSTTAINEELIPTGEIVSIKGTDLDFTSPHAIGERINSDYEPIQIGKGYDHNYILNKDQNANELTFASSVYDPESGRYMEVLTTEPAIQFYSGNFQDGSLTGKYGKLFEFRTGICLETQHYPDSPNHSNFPSTILEPGDTLKSTTIYKFSVKE is encoded by the coding sequence ATGAAAAAACTAGCTTTTCTGTTTTTAATTGCCGCTTTTGCTTGTCAGCAACCTCATGAGGAAAAATTCAAAGTTCCTTATACAAAAGCTGATTTTGAAACCACCGTTGATGGTAGGCCAGTCAGTTTGTATACGTTGGAAAATGAGAATGGCCTGCGAGTTGACATTACGAATTATGGAGCCAAAATAGTAGCCATCCTAGTGCCTGACCGAGATGGAAAATTAGCGGATGTCAATTTAGGGTTTAAATCAATTCAGGAATATTTAGACCATCACAATGAGATTGGAGCCGTTATTGGACCCTATGCTAATCGTATTGGAGATGCCACTTTCTCTATAGGTGATTCGACTTATCAACTTCCAGCCAATGATAATGGCAACTGTTTGCATAATGGAGTGATCGGTTTTAAAAACCGGGTTTTTGATGCCGAGAAGATTCACTCGCCAGAAGGTGACGCTGTTGTTATGAGTATTGAGAGTCCTGATGGCGAATTTGGATTTCCGGGCAATAAAGAAGTAAAAGTAACTTATACGCTAACAGCTGAAAATGAATTGAAAATTGATTACGAAGCAACTACAGATAAGTCAACTCCATTTAATTTGACAAATCATGCTTACTTCAACCTGAAAGGCGAGGGTAATGGTGACGTGTTGGGGCATGTGATGGTGATTGATGCTGATTCGACAACCGCTATCAACGAAGAATTAATTCCTACGGGAGAGATTGTTTCAATTAAGGGAACTGATCTGGATTTTACGTCTCCACACGCTATTGGAGAACGGATCAATTCAGATTACGAACCGATCCAGATTGGTAAAGGCTATGATCACAATTATATTTTGAATAAAGATCAAAATGCCAATGAACTTACTTTTGCAAGTAGTGTCTACGATCCTGAGTCAGGTCGTTATATGGAAGTGCTGACCACAGAGCCTGCCATTCAATTTTATTCAGGAAACTTTCAGGATGGATCTTTAACTGGCAAATATGGCAAGCTATTTGAATTCCGTACCGGAATTTGTTTGGAAACTCAGCATTACCCTGATTCACCCAATCATTCAAACTTTCCAAGCACTATTTTGGAGCCGGGTGACACGTTGAAATCAACAACGATTTATAAGTTTTCGGTGAAAGAATAA